In Juglans microcarpa x Juglans regia isolate MS1-56 chromosome 4S, Jm3101_v1.0, whole genome shotgun sequence, a single window of DNA contains:
- the LOC121263426 gene encoding uncharacterized protein LOC121263426, with product MEEIREVAKAYYVNLTEQQQEKAQDDFKNMKLENNKSMSLTDFLDFFLQDNYPKTVVCSLFKDLDVNGDGNLDFDEFITLFYLYQSKRLLYCRGCETFLNGLYFTCIKCFGSTGNSYDLCSFCYRNKNFKHHKDAVFLDNYALLRRNIKCSSETPVDPVQVKNDENEGQYVSELLSDHQV from the exons ATGGAGGAGATCCGCGAGGTCGCTAAAGCTTATTACGTAAACTTGACAGAGCAGCAGCAGGAGAAAGCTCAGGATGatttcaaaaatatgaagttgGAAAACAATAAGAGCATGAGCCTAACTGATTTCTTGGATTTCTTCCTGCAAGACAATTATCCAAAAACTGTTGTTTGTTCTTTGTTCAAGGATCTAGACGTAAATGGTGATGGCAACCTGGATTTCGACGAGTTTATCACCTTGTTCTATCTGTATCAAAGCAAGAGGCTACTGTATTGTCGTGGCTGTGAAACGTTTCTTAATGGACTGTATTTCACTTGCATCAAATGCTTTGGTTCCACCGGCAATAGCTATGACCTCTGCTCCTTCTGTTACCGGAACAAAAACTTTAAACACCATAAAGATGCAGTCTTCTTGGACAACTACGCTTTACTCCGCCGGAACATCAAATGCTCATCGGAAACGCCAGTAGACCCAGTTCAG GTCAAAAACGATGAAAATGAAGGTCAATATGTCTCTGAATTATTATCGGATCATCAGGTATAA